The Burkholderia cepacia genome includes a region encoding these proteins:
- a CDS encoding YicC/YloC family endoribonuclease yields MIYSMTGYASATRELATATGNGGTSVSVELRTVNSRFLDLNFRMPDDVRACEPALREMLMNKLSRGKVDIRINLQRGEQSIGAGALNQSALGQLAELERSVLDTFPGVGRLRAGEILRWPGVIAESGVSAEAIRDAVLACGKEAIGELVVVRSREGAQLATMLLSNVTEMEAIVARITPLVPELIAKHQQKIVERLQEALGIAAPEGSATIVTREEAAERIRQEVTMYGIRIDIAEELSRLTAHLNETRHVIEKGGRVGKRLDFMMQELNREANTLGSKAAAKELADASMALKLLIEQMREQVQNLE; encoded by the coding sequence ATGATCTACAGCATGACGGGCTACGCGAGCGCGACGCGCGAACTCGCGACGGCCACCGGCAACGGCGGCACCAGCGTGTCGGTCGAACTGCGCACCGTGAACTCGCGCTTCCTCGACCTGAATTTCCGGATGCCGGACGACGTGCGTGCGTGCGAACCCGCGCTGCGCGAAATGCTGATGAACAAGCTGTCGCGCGGCAAGGTCGACATCCGCATCAACCTGCAGCGCGGCGAGCAGAGCATCGGCGCCGGCGCGCTGAACCAGTCGGCGCTCGGCCAGCTCGCCGAGCTCGAGCGCTCGGTGCTGGACACGTTCCCCGGCGTTGGCCGCCTGCGCGCGGGCGAGATCCTGCGCTGGCCCGGCGTGATCGCCGAAAGCGGCGTGTCGGCGGAAGCGATCCGCGACGCGGTGCTCGCGTGCGGCAAGGAAGCGATCGGCGAGCTCGTCGTCGTGCGTTCGCGCGAAGGCGCGCAACTGGCGACGATGCTGCTGTCGAACGTCACCGAGATGGAAGCGATCGTCGCGCGCATCACGCCGCTCGTGCCGGAGCTGATCGCGAAGCATCAGCAGAAGATCGTCGAACGGCTGCAGGAAGCGCTCGGCATCGCGGCGCCCGAAGGCAGCGCGACGATCGTCACGCGCGAGGAAGCAGCGGAGCGCATTCGTCAGGAAGTGACGATGTACGGAATCCGGATCGACATCGCGGAAGAGCTGTCGCGGCTCACCGCGCACCTGAACGAAACGCGCCATGTGATCGAGAAGGGCGGCCGCGTCGGCAAGCGTCTCGACTTCATGATGCAGGAACTGAATCGAGAAGCAAACACGCTCGGCTCGAAGGCGGCGGCGAAGGAACTGGCCGACGCGTCGATGGCGCTCAAGCTGTTGATCGAGCAGATGCGCGAGCAAGTGCAAAACCTGGAGTAA
- a CDS encoding chloride channel protein: MQRSQPLFPALTRRTRRLWRQYGVFWLGAIVVGLAAVLYARLIDWGYESFRTMREHAPWLPLLLTPAIAAGSVWLTRRFFRGAEGSGIPQVIATLHARPSAFGSRLLTLRILFGKVLVSFLGILGGFTIGREGPTVQVGAALMFNLRRFYPRSNAQIERQLVLAGAAAGLSAAFNTPLAGIVFAIEELTRSFSARASGVLITAIILAGVVALGLNGNYTYFGTIDAGPHFPKLLALAVLVTAIVTGIAGGLFCWLLLNTGRWLPARLLGLYRERPIAFAALCGFAIAVVGLVSGGTTFGSGYAEARGLLDGSQHLSVFYPFLKMVSMVASYLPGIPGGIFAPSLSIGAGFGNLLHVVFSNMSLPMLIALAMVGYLAAVTQSPITSFVIVMEMINGHALVISLMATALVSSRVSRFFAPPLYETLALRYLAPPAAAATATTAPAPAPATSGVVAPQDAAAAPADPLDTLRDENGDGLAGDGLAGGEATGTGPAAAAANPAATQPGPRDAQ, translated from the coding sequence ATGCAACGTTCCCAGCCATTGTTTCCCGCCCTCACCCGCCGCACCCGGCGCCTGTGGCGCCAGTACGGCGTTTTCTGGCTCGGCGCGATCGTCGTCGGCCTCGCGGCCGTGCTCTACGCGCGACTGATCGACTGGGGCTACGAAAGCTTCCGCACGATGCGCGAGCATGCGCCCTGGCTGCCGCTGCTGCTGACCCCTGCGATCGCAGCCGGCTCGGTCTGGCTGACCCGCCGCTTCTTCCGCGGCGCCGAGGGCAGCGGCATCCCGCAGGTGATCGCGACGCTGCATGCGCGCCCGAGCGCGTTCGGCTCCCGGCTGCTGACGCTGCGCATTCTGTTCGGCAAGGTGCTGGTGTCGTTCCTCGGCATCCTGGGCGGCTTCACGATCGGCCGTGAAGGGCCGACCGTGCAGGTCGGCGCGGCGCTGATGTTCAACCTGCGACGCTTCTACCCGCGCTCGAACGCGCAGATCGAACGTCAACTGGTGCTTGCCGGCGCGGCAGCCGGGCTGTCGGCCGCGTTCAATACGCCGCTTGCCGGGATCGTGTTCGCGATCGAGGAGCTGACACGCAGCTTCTCCGCGCGCGCCAGCGGCGTGCTGATCACCGCGATCATCCTCGCCGGCGTCGTCGCGCTCGGCCTGAACGGCAATTACACGTATTTCGGTACGATCGATGCCGGCCCCCATTTCCCGAAACTGCTGGCGCTCGCCGTGCTGGTCACCGCGATCGTGACGGGGATCGCGGGCGGGCTGTTCTGCTGGCTGCTGCTCAACACGGGGCGCTGGCTGCCCGCGCGACTGCTGGGCCTGTATCGCGAGCGGCCGATCGCGTTCGCCGCGCTGTGCGGCTTCGCGATCGCGGTCGTCGGCCTCGTATCGGGTGGCACGACCTTCGGCAGCGGCTATGCCGAAGCACGCGGCCTGCTCGACGGCAGCCAGCATCTGTCGGTGTTCTACCCGTTCCTGAAAATGGTGTCGATGGTCGCGTCGTACCTGCCGGGCATCCCCGGCGGGATCTTCGCGCCGTCGCTGTCGATCGGCGCCGGGTTCGGCAACCTGCTGCACGTCGTGTTCAGCAACATGAGCCTGCCGATGCTGATCGCACTCGCGATGGTCGGTTATCTGGCGGCCGTCACGCAGTCGCCGATCACGTCGTTCGTGATCGTGATGGAGATGATCAACGGTCACGCGCTCGTGATTTCGCTGATGGCCACCGCGTTGGTGTCGAGCCGCGTATCGCGCTTCTTCGCGCCGCCGCTCTATGAAACGCTCGCGCTGCGCTATCTCGCGCCGCCGGCTGCGGCTGCCACCGCCACGACGGCGCCGGCCCCGGCCCCGGCAACGTCCGGCGTCGTCGCGCCGCAGGATGCGGCGGCCGCCCCCGCCGATCCGCTCGACACGCTGCGCGACGAGAATGGCGACGGGCTTGCCGGCGACGGGCTTGCCGGCGGCGAAGCGACCGGCACCGGTCCGGCTGCCGCCGCGGCGAACCCCGCCGCGACGCAGCCCGGCCCGCGCGACGCTCAGTAG
- the minE gene encoding cell division topological specificity factor MinE encodes MSILSFLLGEKKKSASVAKERLQLIIAHERVGGRPPADYLPALQKELVAVISKYVHISNDDIRVSLERQDDLEVLEVKIEIPQA; translated from the coding sequence ATGTCCATCCTTTCGTTTCTCCTCGGCGAGAAGAAGAAGTCCGCATCGGTCGCGAAGGAGCGCCTGCAGCTCATCATCGCGCACGAGCGCGTCGGCGGCCGCCCGCCGGCCGATTACCTGCCGGCGCTGCAGAAGGAGCTGGTCGCGGTCATCTCGAAGTACGTCCATATTTCGAACGACGACATCCGCGTGAGCCTCGAGCGCCAGGACGATCTCGAGGTCCTCGAAGTGAAGATCGAGATCCCGCAGGCCTGA
- the hemW gene encoding radical SAM family heme chaperone HemW has translation MSQAAETGARVVATFTSPGQVRLTSLPPLALYVHFPWCVRKCPYCDFNSHEWKGERFPETEYLDALRADLEQALPLVWGRQVHTVFIGGGTPSLLSAAGLDRLLSDVRALLPLDADAEITLEANPGTFEAAKFAQFRASGVNRLSVGIQSFNETHLKALGRIHDTGQARAAVEIAAKNFDNFNLDLMFALPNQTLDECRTDIETALSYAPPHLSLYHLTLEPNTLFAKFPPVVPDDDASADMQEWIHARTAEAGYGRYEVSAYAKPNHQCKHNLNYWRFGDYLGIGAGAHTKLSFPNRILRQARYKHPATFIEQAMAGTAVQEEREVGARDLPFEFMLNTLRLVEGFPVHSFAERTGLPMSTIEPALQEAERRGLIARDFAQIAPTPLGQRFLNDLQELFLRDD, from the coding sequence ATGAGCCAGGCCGCGGAAACCGGCGCACGCGTCGTCGCGACCTTCACGTCGCCCGGCCAGGTGCGGCTCACGTCGCTGCCGCCGCTCGCGCTGTACGTGCATTTCCCGTGGTGCGTGCGCAAGTGCCCGTACTGCGATTTCAACTCGCACGAGTGGAAAGGCGAACGGTTTCCGGAAACCGAGTATCTCGACGCGCTGCGCGCCGATCTCGAGCAGGCGCTGCCGCTCGTGTGGGGCCGGCAGGTGCATACGGTGTTCATCGGCGGCGGCACGCCGAGCCTGCTGTCGGCCGCCGGCCTCGACCGGCTGCTGTCCGACGTGCGTGCGCTGCTGCCGCTCGACGCCGATGCCGAGATCACGCTCGAGGCGAATCCGGGCACGTTCGAGGCCGCGAAGTTCGCGCAGTTCCGTGCAAGCGGCGTGAACCGCCTGTCGGTCGGCATCCAGAGCTTCAACGAAACGCACCTGAAGGCGCTCGGCCGGATTCACGACACCGGGCAGGCGCGCGCGGCTGTCGAGATCGCCGCGAAGAACTTCGACAACTTCAACCTCGACCTGATGTTCGCGCTGCCGAACCAGACGCTCGACGAATGCCGTACCGACATCGAAACCGCGCTGTCGTACGCGCCGCCGCATCTGTCGCTGTATCACCTGACGCTCGAGCCGAATACGCTGTTCGCGAAGTTCCCGCCGGTCGTCCCCGACGACGACGCGTCGGCCGACATGCAGGAATGGATTCATGCGCGCACGGCCGAGGCCGGTTACGGGCGCTACGAAGTGTCCGCGTACGCAAAGCCGAATCATCAGTGCAAGCACAACCTGAACTACTGGCGCTTCGGCGACTATCTCGGGATCGGTGCGGGCGCGCACACGAAGCTGTCGTTCCCGAACCGGATCCTGCGGCAGGCGCGCTACAAACATCCGGCGACCTTCATCGAGCAGGCGATGGCTGGCACGGCCGTGCAGGAAGAGCGTGAAGTCGGCGCGCGCGACCTGCCGTTCGAGTTCATGCTGAATACGCTGCGGCTCGTCGAGGGCTTCCCCGTGCACAGCTTCGCCGAACGCACCGGCCTGCCGATGAGCACGATCGAGCCGGCACTGCAGGAAGCGGAACGGCGCGGGCTGATCGCACGCGATTTCGCGCAGATCGCGCCGACACCGCTCGGCCAGCGTTTCCTCAACGACCTGCAGGAATTGTTCCTGCGCGACGATTGA
- the waaC gene encoding lipopolysaccharide heptosyltransferase I: MKRILIVKVTSLGDVVQTLPVVADLHRAFPGVTVDWAVDESCAEVVRWHPGVSNVLCAPLRRFKKLRGGADLKAISASIGALRAHRYDAVIDLHGVYKSAIISVLARAARRVGYQTQDLGETGARFAYSHRFGPRPDCDAWHGMRVSAGEAFGYAPQGAADYGVVAPDDACLPTAVTDGAPFMLMFHATSNPDKKWPADHWAALATQMMARGVRVLLPWGSAAEHDDAQDIAARAPGAVVLPAMTVRELGAALGRAALVVGVDTGFVHMAHALQRPTVMIFVATSPEHCGIGGAPNALSIGKVGAAPSVDDALQAVHSVGPAFGVPMHAQAAA; this comes from the coding sequence GTGAAACGCATCCTCATCGTGAAAGTGACGTCGCTCGGCGACGTCGTCCAGACACTGCCCGTCGTCGCGGACCTGCATCGCGCCTTTCCCGGCGTGACGGTCGACTGGGCGGTGGACGAATCGTGTGCGGAGGTCGTGCGCTGGCATCCGGGCGTGAGCAACGTGTTGTGCGCGCCATTGCGGCGGTTCAAGAAGCTGCGCGGCGGCGCCGACCTGAAGGCGATCTCGGCGTCGATCGGCGCGCTGCGGGCGCACCGCTACGATGCGGTGATCGACCTGCACGGCGTCTACAAGAGCGCGATCATTTCGGTGCTGGCGCGCGCCGCGCGCCGCGTCGGCTACCAGACGCAGGATCTCGGCGAAACCGGCGCACGCTTCGCGTATTCGCATCGCTTCGGCCCCCGGCCGGACTGCGACGCATGGCACGGGATGCGCGTGAGCGCGGGCGAGGCGTTCGGCTACGCGCCGCAGGGCGCCGCCGATTACGGGGTCGTCGCGCCCGACGACGCGTGCCTGCCGACCGCTGTGACCGACGGCGCACCGTTCATGCTGATGTTCCATGCGACGTCCAACCCCGACAAGAAATGGCCGGCCGATCACTGGGCCGCGCTCGCCACGCAGATGATGGCGCGCGGCGTGCGCGTGCTGTTGCCGTGGGGATCGGCTGCCGAGCACGACGACGCGCAGGACATCGCCGCGCGCGCGCCGGGGGCGGTCGTGCTGCCCGCGATGACGGTGCGCGAACTCGGCGCGGCGCTTGGCCGGGCTGCGCTCGTGGTGGGGGTCGATACGGGGTTCGTACACATGGCGCACGCGTTGCAGCGGCCGACCGTGATGATTTTCGTCGCGACGTCGCCCGAGCACTGCGGGATCGGCGGCGCGCCGAATGCCCTGTCCATCGGCAAGGTGGGCGCCGCGCCGTCGGTCGACGACGCGCTGCAGGCAGTCCATTCGGTCGGTCCGGCTTTCGGCGTGCCGATGCACGCGCAGGCGGCGGCCTGA
- a CDS encoding YXWGXW repeat-containing protein has product MAVSSIRRVVLAFAAVAAGASALAAPLAARADEILVATPVVTRPGEVVIAEPVAVRTEEVVVVAPNAPPPVRYEVVPAARVGYVWDRGHWHWEHGRYVWIGGHWEAERVGMQWVPGHWDQRGPNWFWTRGHWA; this is encoded by the coding sequence ATGGCTGTCTCATCGATTCGTCGTGTCGTTCTCGCATTCGCAGCCGTGGCTGCGGGCGCGTCCGCTCTTGCCGCACCGCTCGCTGCGCGCGCGGATGAAATTCTCGTCGCCACGCCGGTCGTCACCCGGCCGGGCGAAGTCGTCATCGCCGAGCCGGTCGCCGTGCGCACCGAGGAAGTCGTCGTCGTCGCGCCGAATGCGCCGCCGCCGGTGCGCTACGAAGTCGTGCCGGCCGCGCGCGTGGGCTACGTGTGGGATCGCGGGCACTGGCACTGGGAGCATGGCCGCTACGTGTGGATCGGCGGCCACTGGGAGGCCGAGCGCGTCGGCATGCAATGGGTGCCGGGCCATTGGGACCAGCGCGGTCCGAACTGGTTCTGGACCCGTGGCCACTGGGCATGA
- a CDS encoding TonB family protein — MFAIPLSGVVRLRVAAAAVVALLAACTITPPPPRAVLTIPSVIRSATLAQYRTEVAEHVAERNPSGMLHGTPQAMLRSLVVLAFTIDRSGQLVHASVYRSNGDSEAEALALASLRRSAPLPPPPSRLLDGNGRLEMMEGWLFNDDGHFQLKSTASAQAQSID; from the coding sequence ATGTTCGCCATCCCCCTGTCAGGCGTCGTCCGGTTGCGTGTTGCCGCCGCGGCCGTCGTCGCCTTGCTCGCGGCGTGCACGATCACGCCGCCGCCCCCGCGCGCGGTCCTGACGATCCCGTCGGTCATACGCAGCGCCACACTCGCCCAGTACCGCACCGAAGTTGCCGAACACGTCGCCGAACGCAATCCATCCGGCATGCTGCACGGCACGCCGCAGGCCATGCTCCGTTCGCTCGTCGTGCTCGCGTTCACGATCGATCGCAGCGGCCAGCTCGTGCACGCATCGGTGTACCGCAGCAACGGCGACAGCGAAGCGGAAGCGCTCGCGCTCGCGTCGCTGCGCCGCTCGGCACCGCTGCCGCCGCCACCGTCGCGACTGCTCGACGGCAACGGCCGGCTCGAGATGATGGAAGGCTGGCTCTTCAACGACGACGGCCACTTCCAGTTGAAAAGCACCGCGTCGGCGCAGGCGCAATCGATCGACTGA
- the rph gene encoding ribonuclease PH, translated as MTSSVSRPSGRRADELRKVALTRHYTKHAEGSVLVEFGDTKVLCTASVSERVPDFLRDRGQGWLTAEYGMLPRATHTRSDREAARGKQTGRTQEIQRLIGRALRAVFDLEALGPRTIHIDCDVIQADGGTRTASITGAFVAAHDAVSTLIAAGKLTRSPITDHVAAISVGVYEGAPVLDLDYAEDSRCDTDMNVVMTGAGGFVEVQGTAEGVPFSRAEMNALLDLAQGGIAGLVQLQKDVLGA; from the coding sequence ATGACGTCCTCCGTTTCCCGCCCGAGCGGCCGCCGCGCCGACGAACTGCGCAAGGTCGCCCTCACGCGCCACTACACGAAACACGCCGAAGGCTCGGTGCTGGTCGAATTCGGCGACACCAAGGTGCTCTGCACCGCGAGCGTCTCCGAACGCGTGCCCGATTTCCTGCGCGACCGCGGGCAAGGCTGGCTGACCGCCGAATACGGCATGCTGCCGCGCGCGACGCACACGCGCAGCGATCGCGAAGCCGCGCGCGGCAAGCAGACCGGCCGCACGCAGGAAATTCAGCGCCTGATCGGCCGCGCGCTGCGCGCCGTGTTCGACCTCGAGGCGCTCGGCCCGCGCACGATCCACATCGACTGCGACGTGATCCAGGCCGACGGCGGCACGCGCACGGCGAGCATCACCGGCGCGTTCGTCGCCGCACACGACGCCGTGTCGACGCTGATCGCGGCCGGCAAGCTCACGCGCTCGCCGATCACCGACCACGTCGCCGCGATCTCGGTCGGCGTGTACGAAGGCGCGCCCGTGCTCGACCTCGATTACGCCGAAGATTCGCGCTGCGACACCGACATGAACGTCGTGATGACGGGCGCCGGCGGCTTCGTCGAAGTCCAGGGCACGGCCGAAGGCGTGCCGTTCTCGCGCGCCGAGATGAACGCGCTGCTCGATCTCGCGCAAGGCGGGATCGCCGGGCTCGTGCAGCTTCAGAAAGACGTGCTGGGCGCCTGA
- a CDS encoding MFS transporter, with the protein MSASPPTVAHATGSAGAVSHRRIVFASFIGTAIEFYDFYVYATAAALVIGPVFFPHGSATAQALSAFVTFGIAFIARPIGSFLFGHFGDRIGRKSTLVASLLVMGVSTTAIGFVPGYDAIGTLAPVLLCVLRFGQGIGLGGEWGGAALLATEHAPQGKRGWFGMFPQLGPSVGFLMSNGLFFALALSLSDEQFRSWGWRIPFLVSAVLVALGLYVRLKITETPAFQAALDRNERVRVPVATLVTQHWQPTLLGALAMVVCYTLFYISTVFSLSYGVSALHIPRQSFLGLLCFAVVFMGLATPLSAWASDRFGRKPVLVAGAIAALLSGFAMEPLLGSGSMPLVALFLTIELFLMGVTFAPMGALLPELFPTNVRYTGAGVAYNLGGILGASIAPYIAQLLAAHGGLSWVGGYVSVAAAISLIGVLLMRETRDASLV; encoded by the coding sequence ATGTCCGCATCCCCCCCGACCGTTGCACACGCAACCGGTTCGGCCGGCGCCGTCAGCCACCGGCGCATCGTGTTCGCGAGCTTCATCGGCACCGCGATCGAGTTCTACGATTTCTATGTGTACGCAACGGCCGCCGCGCTCGTCATCGGCCCCGTCTTCTTCCCGCACGGCTCCGCGACCGCACAGGCGCTGTCCGCATTCGTCACGTTCGGCATCGCATTCATCGCGCGCCCGATCGGCTCGTTCCTGTTCGGGCACTTTGGCGACCGCATCGGGCGCAAATCGACGCTCGTCGCGTCGCTGCTCGTGATGGGTGTTTCCACCACCGCGATCGGCTTCGTGCCCGGCTACGACGCTATCGGCACGCTCGCGCCGGTGCTGCTGTGCGTGCTGCGCTTCGGCCAGGGGATCGGCCTCGGCGGCGAATGGGGCGGCGCCGCGCTGCTCGCGACCGAGCATGCACCGCAGGGCAAGCGCGGCTGGTTCGGCATGTTCCCGCAGCTCGGGCCTTCGGTCGGCTTCCTGATGTCGAACGGCCTGTTCTTCGCGCTCGCGTTGTCGCTGTCCGACGAGCAGTTCCGCAGCTGGGGCTGGCGCATCCCGTTCCTGGTCAGCGCGGTGCTCGTCGCGCTCGGCCTGTACGTGCGACTCAAGATCACCGAAACGCCCGCGTTCCAGGCCGCGCTCGATCGCAACGAGCGCGTGCGCGTGCCGGTCGCGACCCTCGTCACGCAACACTGGCAGCCGACGCTGCTCGGCGCGCTCGCGATGGTCGTCTGCTACACGCTGTTCTATATCTCGACGGTGTTTTCGCTGTCGTACGGCGTGTCGGCGCTGCATATTCCGCGCCAGAGCTTCCTCGGCCTGCTGTGTTTCGCGGTCGTGTTCATGGGACTCGCGACGCCGCTGTCCGCGTGGGCATCCGATCGCTTCGGCCGCAAACCGGTACTCGTCGCGGGTGCGATCGCCGCGCTGCTGTCCGGTTTCGCGATGGAACCGCTGCTCGGCAGCGGCTCGATGCCGCTCGTCGCGCTGTTCCTGACGATCGAGCTGTTCCTGATGGGCGTGACGTTCGCGCCGATGGGCGCGCTGCTGCCGGAACTGTTCCCGACCAACGTCCGCTATACGGGCGCGGGGGTCGCGTACAACCTCGGCGGGATCCTCGGCGCGTCGATCGCGCCGTATATCGCGCAACTGCTGGCGGCGCACGGCGGGCTGTCGTGGGTAGGCGGGTATGTGTCGGTTGCGGCGGCCATCAGCCTGATCGGCGTGCTGCTGATGCGCGAAACGCGCGACGCGTCGCTCGTCTGA
- the rdgB gene encoding RdgB/HAM1 family non-canonical purine NTP pyrophosphatase has protein sequence MPDDHTIAPLSRIVLASNNAGKLREFTALFSTVGIEIVPQGDLAVPEAEEPFGTFIENALTKARHASRLTGLPAIADDSGLCVRVLRGAPGVYSARYAQRAGRDKGDAANNAYLVEQLRGVDDRRAYYCCVLALVRHADDPEPLFAEGRWAGEIVDTPRGEHGFGYDPYFYLPSLGATAAELEPAVKNTHSHRALALKALLARLAEEA, from the coding sequence ATGCCGGACGACCACACCATCGCGCCGCTGTCGCGCATCGTCCTCGCGTCGAACAACGCCGGCAAGCTGCGCGAATTCACCGCGTTGTTCTCGACGGTCGGCATCGAGATCGTCCCGCAGGGCGACCTCGCGGTGCCCGAGGCGGAAGAGCCGTTCGGCACCTTCATCGAGAACGCGCTGACGAAGGCGCGTCACGCGTCGCGGCTCACCGGGCTGCCGGCGATCGCCGACGATTCGGGCCTGTGCGTGCGCGTGCTGCGCGGCGCGCCGGGCGTCTATTCGGCGCGCTATGCGCAGCGCGCGGGCCGCGACAAGGGCGATGCGGCGAACAACGCGTATCTGGTCGAGCAACTGCGCGGCGTCGACGACCGGCGCGCATACTATTGCTGCGTGCTCGCGCTCGTGCGCCATGCGGACGACCCCGAGCCGCTGTTCGCCGAAGGGCGCTGGGCGGGCGAGATCGTCGACACACCGCGCGGCGAGCACGGATTCGGCTACGACCCGTATTTCTATCTGCCGTCGCTCGGCGCGACGGCCGCCGAACTCGAACCGGCCGTGAAGAACACGCACAGCCACCGCGCGCTGGCGCTGAAGGCGCTGCTGGCGCGGCTCGCGGAGGAGGCATGA